A region of the Phaseolus vulgaris cultivar G19833 chromosome 11, P. vulgaris v2.0, whole genome shotgun sequence genome:
ACAATCACACTTGCCATCATCTTTTTCTGCTTTCTTATATATCATAAATACTCACAAGAAATCATGGTCATCCACAAAAGATATTAGAAAAGAATAGATGATTTTATCAGAAGCTCACCTTTCCGAAAGGTGAAACCAATTGTTGGAGTGCAGTGATTCTGTCCCCCATCTTCTCTTTTCTCACCTAAGAACAACACAAGAGGTACACTACGGCTTCATATCCAATGTTTAAGGACTCAAAAACCCAAAAAATATGAGGAAAAAGTATGtgataaagaataaataaagagagaaaaattaaagataaaaaggttAAAGCTAGCTTCCCTTCATCTTAAAAGGTTACTTGCACTTATTGTACCTTAAAagctggcaaaggagatgggttTTCGTTTCTGGGCCTTTTTGGTGCTGTTTCACTTCCACTTTTCTTCACCACACCCGAATCCCTAACTTCAGATATATTCTGCAAAACCATGCTCAATCAAATCGCCATTAACAACAAAATATTATCAACCCTAATAAAGATACAAACTTCATTCTTTATGTGTTTAATACTTAACCCAGAAAATACCAcattcttttccaaattcatCTCTACTAAAAAAATTCTGATCCTTGATTAAAGTAAAACATGTCATACTTTTTATGTAGACATTATTGTAGTTAAGCGTAAAAGacaagaaaattgaaaataagagtataataaaacaaaaagctAAATAGATTTTTGGAGATTTAAAGTATATTAACGAATCATCATATATCATGGTGTTATGATCTACCAGGATCTGCATAGTGGTGAGGATTTTAAAGAGTTGGTAAGAAGTTTTAAGGTTAAACTTTATTACTGTGATATAGAACATATTGTgtaggaaaaaaaatgaaatgcaaTACCTTTGATTGAACATCGAAATTTGATGGCGAAAAGGGTGGTTGCAAAGAGGGGATGAAGCTGGATCGAGCATCCTTCATAGAAGGCTCAGAATTAGCGTTCCAAAAGGGAGCGTTGTTAGTGAAATGCAACTGGTTATTGGGTGGTTGTTTTGGCGGTGAAGCTCTTAAGAACTGAGGCACCTTTGACCAAGAAGGAACTAACTCAATGTTTGAGCTTAATCCATAGGTTGTTGCCGAGTAAGGAAAATTCATGGGACGATTCTCAAAGGAAGCACTACCACCTTGGTGGGGTTGTTGGTTATTGTTCTCATGTCCCAAAAGTCCTTGCAATATTGAAGAAGGGTTACCCACATAATCCATCTGAAAAGTACAAGGCAAACCTTGGCTTGTGACAGTGCTGTCCCCAGAGCTGTATTGAGGACTGAACTGTGTTTGGTCCAAGGAGAAACCCCTCTTGAATTCATTGCTTGATGACTCCGCAGAGAACAACTTTTCTGGCCTCCAATGAACTTGTTGATGATGAGACAAGGCAATATTGTTATTCCCACTTTCTTGCTGAAAAGTGGTGCCTGGTGAGCTCAAATTCTCTTGCAACATCGACCTGAAACTGCCCTCCGAACCCTTCTCACCTCGCCTACATCAATCAAACATATACACACACAAAAGTTACAACTTAGCAAGGGTTTAGAAAAAGGGTTGCAACCATGATTTCAGCCACAACATCAAGGTTTTTGCTGTCGCCATGACTGCAAAATGATCACAATCATGGCTGCATCGGTCGCATTTTTCTACAATTTCACACAATACCAAAGATTGCAAAGAATTTGAAGCAACTGCGACGATGAACATGACACAATTTAAAACCTTTAAaactcattttatttttcttcttcaatattattattccATTCTGGTAAGGTTAGAATGAAAGAAGGGAAAGAAAAACAGAATACGAAAGATCCAAtaacttttttctttctctttattttattttttctgtacTACTTTTGAGTAGTATTGTTGTAGAAGTCTTTGTCTTGACACAGACTACACTTACAGCTGCAAAGATGCTTGATTCCAGTCCATGGCTTGGGacgagaggcccaagcccatcatGTGCAAGTTGGGATGGTCATTGGTGGGATTTGTGGCTGTTGAGTCATGGTGTGGCTGAACTTGAAGCTGCTTCTGGTCATGGAAAACCACAGAGGAACCTCCTGAGGCAGAGTTATCCATGGAAGAAGACCTAGCCATGTCATGCTGCCAAGCATAGTTTCCCATGTTGGTTAGGCCCGAAGAAGAAGACTGTGTTTCCCCACTCTCAAACCTCACGTTTCTTGCTGATTCCCACCAGTTTCCACTCGCTTGAAACTGATCATCTGACATGGCTGAAACTTCTTCTGGTTCAGCCTTCACATAAACATGAAAGTGTTTGATAAAACTAAGGATGTTATGTATGTCAGTTTGTGTTGTTATAGAGAGTGTGAAGTGTGAGAGTAAGAGAAATGAATGAATGGAAAAGGGTTCGAAAGTTTGGAGTATTTATATTGGGAAGTGAAGGGAGAAAAATGGTTTGGTGAGGGAATGGGAACAGTGACAAAGAAAGAGGAATATGGTTGACGCTCTTTGACAATTCAGGAGCTGATTAGACAGTGGCATTAAATTAAAGCTTATTTTAAAATCAGAGTTTGGcttattctttattattatcattctgcacaatttatctttttcttcacGTCTCCCTGCCGCCTAAAATactcttctttttttctcaGTAAATATTCTGGAATTAAACCAATTTTTCGATTCCAACTGATTTTGCTAAAACAATTTTGTCATGAATTATTCCAAGAAATTATATCTGTTGTTATGATAAAAGTTTTAAACTGTTcaaaatatgtatataaaattttgattcATCATTGATTGTCA
Encoded here:
- the LOC137825619 gene encoding transcription factor bHLH123-like, with protein sequence MSDDQFQASGNWWESARNVRFESGETQSSSSGLTNMGNYAWQHDMARSSSMDNSASGGSSVVFHDQKQLQVQPHHDSTATNPTNDHPNLHMMGLGLSSQAMDWNQASLQLRGEKGSEGSFRSMLQENLSSPGTTFQQESGNNNIALSHHQQVHWRPEKLFSAESSSNEFKRGFSLDQTQFSPQYSSGDSTVTSQGLPCTFQMDYVGNPSSILQGLLGHENNNQQPHQGGSASFENRPMNFPYSATTYGLSSNIELVPSWSKVPQFLRASPPKQPPNNQLHFTNNAPFWNANSEPSMKDARSSFIPSLQPPFSPSNFDVQSKNISEVRDSGVVKKSGSETAPKRPRNENPSPLPAFKVRKEKMGDRITALQQLVSPFGKTDTASVLSEAIEYIKFLHEQVTVLSTPYMKTGAPIHHQQSSGKSKECEGPKQDLRSRGLCLVPVSSTFPVTHEPTVEYWTPTFGGTYR